Within Calonectris borealis chromosome Z, bCalBor7.hap1.2, whole genome shotgun sequence, the genomic segment CTGGCCAGTACACTCTTTCTCCCAACACAGCTCTTAGATGTTCACAGTTACTGCGTCTACAGTACCCAAGGTTCCAGAAAAGACAGCCCAACACAGCACTAATGCTGCAAGCCATTAATTAGCATTTAACATCAGCTCTCAGGCCTTCCCCTTTACAAAACAGCCACGATAAAGAAGCTTGGAGAGCAGCAACCTAGTCAAATCACTTGGAAAAATGGATGAAGGAAGCAGCTGTGCTACCCAGCACTGTGGTCAATGATTTAACAGATTAATCAATTGCTGCCCAAACCAAAGCTGAACGAGCCAAGTTCCCTCTTCCCCCGAGAAGGTTGCAGGGTTGctgtcagggctgggggtgccgcaCGCTTCTCAAGTGTGGAAGTGAAACCCTGGCTGAAGATCACCACCCGTCTACACAGACCTTAAAATAGACTCTTCATCTCACCTCACACAGATCTCAAGTATGCTTGCACACAATCCTTCTCACTGACACCGGGTCGCAGTGCACAACATGACAGGTCCAACACTTGGCCAGCCACTGCCACCAGACAGAGCCACTCGGGTAGACTCTCTCTGCTGATTTTTCTTAGTTTATTGTTGCAGGCAAATAAAGCAAACTTGACATAAATTTCTAAGTATTGATATAGCGTAGCTAACCACAGCATGGAGCTGCCAGGAATTTCTGAACGTATTTTGCAATATAGTAGAGGATCTTGGAAAAGTTCATGAATAATTTAGAAGCAGAAGCATGATAAGACAAAACAAAGAACTTACAGACTTCAACTGTTCATAAACCCTTATACAGAAAGCTACTCTCATCAATTTCAGGGGGAAACAAGTGACTGAAGCATCTTCAGTGGTTTAGCCCCAGTGGTTTGAGGGAATGAGAGcacctgtttttaattttttagaagGAACCTAAATCACTTGTGCATCTCTTGAAAATCTCACCAATTTAAACCAGGGTGACAGCAAAACTACTATATGTCAGCAACGGATTACCCATGCCATTTCTGGCACCTATAAAATCCGTTTATTGATATTAAGATGCTATTTCCCTTCCTAACTGCAGAAATTCCCTCCATTTATGAAAGCATAAGTAGTCATGTACTAAGCTGGTTCAGGGAACTCACTGGCTGAgttttacacagtattttttctcctgaatttatGATGAACTCATGGTAACAGAAGTCTGGCCTTtacctgcttttgaaaaattcCATTTAGTCTGACGGAAGCACACCCAAGTATTACTATAAAAACGATTTAGCTTGACAATACTTTTATACCACTGGAAATCAAGCGAAGTGCAGATGAGGCCAGGGGAATTAAATACCATCAGGATGAGAACCTAGCTCTCTGCCTGGAACATCACAGCCTTCTAGCTAAAAAAAGGGTACGAGCTTGCTGCCTATGTGGTAGCTgcacagagattttatttttaacctgtgcGAGCACTTATTTGCACAGTATGTTTATAACAGCCAATGATACAACTTATACACTCCCTATTAAAAACAACGCACAAATGTTATCTGGAGCATATACAGCAAGGAAATACTTCTCTTTCACACTGCACGATTTCTTCACGGTAGCAATAAGCTCCCTATGAAATTACTGTAACCGAAGAACACAAAGTCTTCTCCAGTGGTCTTATTAAGTTGCTTTAtcctttatccttttttttttcatataaataatttttaatccaCTTTCCATTTGGTCTACGCATCAGAactattgaagaaaaaaaaaacattctactAAGGTAAATAAAAAGGCAGTGATGAGCAAACATGTTACGTTTAAACATTTACAACGGTTGATATTAAGCCATCCACCTGATAAATGTGTCACCTTCATTCTAAAAGATACTTTTGAACTATTCCAGGTTAAAAGTAAgtgaatttaaaatttcagaacaaaaaattgCCACACATGAACTTTTTATATGATAAATCGACAGAAGCCAGATTCACTTGGAGCCCAGGGGTAGGTAAATTTTCCAACTACCGTTTGGTTCCAGGGAAAACGCTCCTTCTAACAGGATGGCTCCTTTAATAGGATTGCAAGAACAATCTCAATTTCATTTTCACTCTCGCTTTAACCATTTTCTTTGCATTGAGAAGCTGCTTTCCATCCCCAAATTAGCTTGTGAAGCCAGTTTGTTGAAACTGGAAGTCAAAACCAATTCCTTTAATTGAACAAGACTGAACACAAAAAATTATGCATCTGTGAAGCAGCTAATCATCTTATTTATGAAATGCTCCTCTTTGTTTCCCATTTATGAGGAGCTGATCTTCTCAGCTGATGCTTTATTGTTGCTGAAATACGACCACACTTCCTCAGAAAAATGGGAATCTTCTGCCATTAAATATTCATAGGTGTGCCTGTTACCATCGGAGTTGAACTCTGAACAAAGCTCAGTGCCTGAACATCACGTCCCTGTGCCACAGCGCCgggagggaactggggttctACCGAAGCCACTCTAACAGACAGGCAAGGAGGCTGGAGCTTGCTGCTGTCTTAAGCAGCaacagatttgaaagaaaaaattatttatactgtGGCAAGTTATACTCTTTATTAACCGAAGGAGAAATGAGGAGATAGAGCAGCCTTCAGATTCGAACACTCTGTGCTGCCTCAGAATGAAAACAGCAAATAGtctaatgataataatgataacagTAATAAGCCTGTGTTAACAGATGACCAGGGAAGGTACGCCAAACCTCTTTAAAGAGGTTTATGGAGTTTCACTTGAATAATGTCTTTATAGGACAATTACTGACCAGgtctctgcttctcttctgatATAATCGGATgggtatttaaaacagaaaaaaaaccagctaaaCACCTCAGCTCCTAATATAGAGGTCACTACCATTTTCGAACATCATAGGCATTTGAGGTTTATATCTTGTCACAACTAGCAGCTCAACAGATACGACATGCCATACGAAAAACGCAGAGGAGGCACTGTATTCTTTGAGATGCCAGCCGGAGACACGTGAATAAGCAGTACTCATCTGGCACACAGATGGGACCATCTGCATGGCTGTTCTGCATCATGCACTGCCTTCCAGGGAACATTAAAAATGCTTCACATACGTCAGTCACCCTCTCCCCGGCAGAAAGATGGATGGATCCTTGTTTGTTGCAACACAAGCAAGCACATCCGTAGAGAAACTTAACCTGGTGATTAAGGCATGCATCTGTGGCGGAGTTGAAGCTGACGGCTTCATTCACTTGCCCAGACGTAGACACCCAGTGTGATTTGTAGCAGCCCACAGCTTTGCAGGGTCCACCAATGTGCCTGCGCCTCCAGTAGCACCGGCTCCTGAGCCTCAGGCAAGCCTGAAGTCTTCAACTGCACTAGTGTGGCCCATCTGCCAGGAGGGTGGCTACCAACCCATCAAGATACACAGTCTTTGAGAAAAAAGGCTACAAACTTGGTCAAACAGAAGAGCTGTAAAGCGAAAACAGCTTTCTCCAATTCCCTTCTGGTTTTGCATTACGAATGATGACACAGAGAGAGACAACAGTGGCCACCACACCTCATTAGTCCTACACACCAGCTTTGTACAGCTTCTCGCACCACCATCATTCCTTCGGTCCTTCCATCGTCCCTCAGCCTGCCTCCCCAGCTCTGGGTGAAAGTCAGAGTTGAAAACCTTGAAAGATCTTTCCACCAGATGGCACATCATGTTTTCCTAACCCCCGAGACCTTCCGACACCACTTGCTTCCTACCTTCCTTTCCCCAAGGCTTAATTCAAGAAGTTGCCTCCTTCCTCATGATGATTAGTGTAACGCTTCCACCGGGGTGCTTAGTTAGGACTGCTCCAAAAATTGACTGTAGAACTGATACTCCAAAGATCACTGAGGCAAAATAACCATGCATTTTCAGGTCAAATATGCTCAGGCAATTTTTCAGGGCAACAGCAGAGCAGTTGTTTTTAAATACCACCCTTGCGAACTCCTTGCCTGTGAAAGACATCCATCTACAAGACTTGTGAAAAGTCTATGTTATTAAAACCCCTACAACTGACATTAGGCCTCTGGCTGATATTTTGCAAAAcacatcacacacacactcaaaTGTAACTTTCTGAAACTTCTCAAAAATTCTGTGACAATAAACGGAGAACCTGAATGCGCTCACCTCTCTTAGTCTTCCTATATGCTGTCTGGTCTAAGAATAAGGATCAGTTAGCGTCTAGGTTTGTCACCCACATCCACACGATCCAGCTGGACCCAGACAGGGTGCCAACGCTGGCTAACATGACTTTGCGGAGTGGAAATCGGCTTTTCCGGGCTGCGGGTTTGATCTCCCTGACACCACTAGGGCTTCTGAAAGACAGTGCATATGTAAATAGGAGTTGCTTAGTAACGGAAGTGAAGGTGTTTATTCTGCAGCAAGCAATGTACTAATTGCTAATAGACCCGGTTCAGAGATCATCTCCGACGTCCGCTTGGCTTGCGTCTAAGGATGCCAGCTGCAGAGCCAGCCCGCGTCCCGCTCAGCAGGCTCCAGCTCTGGCGCCTGCGCCTCCATCGCCTGCCACAAGCTGTGTCACGGGCTGAGGCGGCAGCCGCCCCtgcacacacccccacccccctgcaccaGCAGGGAGAAAAGTCTGTAAAGCTGAGAATTCGGCTGATGTGCTACCTCAGGTATCAGAAGCAGTACGGACCACTAACCCTTCAACGTGGCAAATGGGTACCCAAGTCACACGCCTCAAAGCCAGCTCAAGTATTTTTGCCCTAAAAGGACCTGGCCTCTAAGAGGCGCTTCCTAAGGATGCTCtttgaataaaacattaaaatcgACACTACTGCTGCTAATCTGAAACCAGACACTTCTGCCTCTATTTTCAGCCTGTTTTCCTAAGGAACCGAGGCTTGCAAGGTCATGCTTCTTTCAGTAACTTAAACCTGACTGCACATTTTATCCAAACAGGACTAGAGACTCAGCGCTCTGaaggatttttatatttatacaagCTTTAGCGAAATCAGGCTGAGATGCGAGGCCTGGAGAAAGGGGTGCTGGTTGAGTTCACACACGAGACACCCGAAAAGCTACATCCAAGAGACCTAAATGTGAGGAAAGAATTATTAAGAGCTCACAAGCTATCATGAGATACTgatgcatgggaaaaaaaaaaaaaaggctttcttagTTCCAGTGCTTACAGAATTATTTAATTTAGTGCTTCATTCAGCAAAAATCCTTTCATGGAAAAAAGTAACATATGATCTGTAAGACCACAGGAACAGGCAGCAGGACCAGCAGATAAATGTAGTAAAGACACTATTTTCGAAATTAATAGCAAGAGAAGGGGAAACATTTGAGGCTTATGATGTCCTTCCCACTCCAGTTCTCCATGGGTCTAAACTGTTCTAGCCCAGAGCTTGATTTATGCACGCAGCCCTAGCATGTAGTTCTCACCAGGGactaaaaataaagagattttaCACTCAGCATCCACAGCTAAAGATAATGGCAttacaagttaaaataaaattattccaaaataattttatcaagAATGTGAAATCTGAATCCGAGTAAGAACATCTTTAGTAAAATATGATCCACTGCTCCACCTGTGTCTACATACTTTGAAGTCTCTAGACTACACATTTGATGCTGTGCAGTAAAAGCAGGGAAAGGAATTGAGGATTTACAGCTAGTAAAAATTCACTCTTTTTAAGGACACCTCTAGTGTCTGCTAGATACTCTTATTATTATAGTATCATTACTTATAAGAAGCCCAAAATATAAAGTGCATTCCAGAAAGATAATAATATTGCATATATAGTATCATATTGCATGTATGCAGACAGGATATCATACGTTTTCTTTACCACTACATAAATGTTGCTTATTGCTTTACTCTGGGAAGCTAAAATTTTTACTTCAGCTCATTTAATGGATGGTTCCATTTAGTGCATGAACATTGAAAAGAATCAGATTTACCAAGCTGCCCTTTAACAAAAATAGGTAAATTTTGAGACAGTAAATAAGGTGCAAGGGATTTATATAGCAGGTCATTAGCCAATAACATTATGCTGACATTAAATGGTATTTACtcaggatttttttccaattcagcACCCACGATACAGATGAATTTGCACAAGTTTTTCCCGTTTCCTTAACCTCTTGTTTCAGTCACTGTATGGCAGGACCAAGAAGACGGCATCTAACAGTCCCTGCTAGGCATTACATATTGGTTTCCAGTAAGCCAATGTTTATAAATTTAATAGTAATGTGGTTGGATTCACCAATAAGACATTAGAAAAAATGGCTAAGTTTTAAACTAGACTATCAAACACccaaaaataacaattaaaaaaaaaaactaagcaaCTTTACCCCAGGGAATAAAGAAATCCCTCAAGTTAATTGTATAGATTTtgaagttaataaataaaatgcaaggaGTCTTTAAATCTCAACTCTTGCATTTCCTCAGTGTCACCAAAACCTCCAGCAGTAATTACAGCTTATGCCTTTCAAACATGAGGCTGTAATTAAGGATTAGGACAAACAGCTATTGGTACAGAGGAGATGCAAGATGCGGTTTCTGTGAAGCGCCCTGGAGTTGCCTATTATAAAGCAATCAGCCCTGCCGGAATGGGGAAAGCACCCCACAGCTCCCTGGCTGAGAGGCACAAGGAACGAGGGCAATGGAAGAAGCACTACAAAATCCTGTGAAACTTCTGCGGAAACAAGTCAGTTTGATACAGACGTTGAATGTGACTTTCAACTCCCTCAAATCTGACATCgtagtttttaaaaattgcatgccAAGTTTAAAGGAAGGACAAACTTCCAAACCCACAGGCATTAACCTCGAATACTCTTAAAGTTATAAAATGGAGTCAACACCTTGCACAGCGGTCAAACTCTGCATCCTTTTAGATACCTCTCTTGCACGCTCAGTCATCATCACCAGGCCCTTCAGAGCCTGCTGGACTGGGAGAGGTAAAACCACCCTGTTTTTTCAGTTACCAGTGGTACGCTGGAGACAGCACCCAACAGGCACGTCCAGCAACAACGTTACGTTCTGCATTTCATCGGGGAAGATTACATCCTTGCTTCCAGACTAAGCGAGAGCCTAGCAGGTGACTGACCTGTGGTGCGGGCAAGGAGCGGACCAAATGCGCGCCCGGACGCTGGGCTTACCTGGTGCAGGACTTCTCTCCACGCTCTGCTTCTGGAGGTCCAGGCTCCGCAGCTCCTCCGTGCTGGCGTATTTCATGACGGAGTTGATGGAGGTGAGGGTGCTGATGAGCTGCGAATTGAGAGATCCAATCTGGGAGTGGGGCTCCCCAAAGGCTTCTGCCAATTCACTGTAATTTTCAGCAAGCAGcatctgctgttcctgcagcagcttctgcaCGCGCTCGATGTAGTGATCCAAGCCCGTCCTCAGCTCCGGCGGAGGCAGAGGGCTTTCCAACAGACCACTCACCGGCTCGCACACAGACTCTCCACCAACACCGATGCTCCTGGTGCCAGCCGGCACAACCGGCAACGGAGGGGGTCCGCAAGCAATGCTCCTCATTTTAAGACCAACTAGGTAGTTCTCATGAACATTTATCTGCCCAACACCACAGTCTTTGGTTTTTATTGCAGAGGGCTTTTCAAAGCCAGAGTGGCTAGAGAGCAAGGTGCCCACTCCAACCGAACGCGTTTTAGCAGACACGTGTACATCCTTCACCCGGCCATCTCCCACTGCCACGCTCCGCATCTCCACGCTCTCTGTGTTGGTCTGTTTATCGCAGCTGCTCAGAGAGGTGTTTGTCCCACAGTCTGCCAGGGAGGCCATCTCTGTGCTGGTGCACTGGCTCACCATCTCCAAAGCCGTGCTGGTTTGCCGGCTAGCCGTAGAAGGCACGGCCATCACCGTTGCCTCTGCCCTGGGCACAGCCTCTGTGGCTGTTTCGCGGGACACGCACTCCTTGGGGGCACAAACCACCACATCCACCGAGCAATCCCCGCAGCCCACAGACCTCGCCGCTCCGACCGCCGGCGCTGGCTGGCCGGGGCTTGGAGCGCCTGCCGGCTCCTCCGTGTTGACACCCGTCTCGCAGACGCTCGTCTCTGTGCCCACCGCCTTATTGCGCAGCTCAACGGACCTGCCTGTGCCCTGGTCTCGCACCTCTGCCCTCTCCCTCACCAGCCACCGGCTCATCGGCAGCTGGGGGCCTGCAGCCGTGCTCCGCACGGCAGGTCTGCAGGAGGTGCCGACGCTGCTCGTCTGCAGGTGGTTTCCCACCGACGAATCAGCAACTTCCACGTGGTCTCCCACCATTTGGTCTCTCGTTTGTATGACGGCCTCCACCATCCTGCTGACGACATGGGGCTGAGCCATCACGGCTTTATCCACTTTTTTCCTAgacccagctgcctgcagctcctgtttTAATTTGGTCATTTCCCTGTCATGGGTCGTTTCCTTTAACTGAACCTCTAGTCTGTAAATCTTCTCCTTAAGGGCTTCGATGGTCTGCTGCTGAAGCTCTATCTCTTTTTCGACCTCCGTAGACAAGCCAAGCATGGCCTCCGTCACCCCAACCCCAGactctctcatttctttctctgtccccACAGCTACTTCTCTGTGTTGCCTCGCAGATCTGTTGTATACAATCACATCGTTCATGTTCTCATCAGCACCTACAGCAACAGATCGGGTTTCTTTTGTCAGGCTTTCTCTGTTCACCTGAAGGTTTGCTGGACTTTCATAGTTGCTgtcctggatttttttctccagggCTTGCATCTCAGCAGTCAGCTGCCTGAACTCCTCTATCCTCTGAGAGCTTTGCTCCACGCTCTCCACCTCTTCCTCACAATCTATATACAGTTCTCCACCTCTTCTCACCTGAGACATGTGTTCCCACTGCTCTGCATTTCCCGCACTGTAGGATCGCTTTCTGAAACCGTATATGTCATTTTGAGTGGCTTTCCTCTGGTTTTTGAGTTCAGCCATCATGTGCCTCTTCTCCTCCTGTAACACTGAAATTTTGACCTGCAGCACAGGAATGGTCTTGACCTGCTCCTCGAGCTCCTTGAGACGCTTGAGGGCAACTGCCATTTGCTCCCTGATGTGCTGCAGATGCACTGGGCTCACGTTGGTGACCGGCGTGGATATTCCCGAGCTCATGGGGCTGTGACGAATGGAACTGCCCAAGGAGGGGCTGAAGCAGGCGGCGTAGTCGCCGTTCCCTTGATACCCATTCTGCAGCTGCTGAGATATGTGACCGTAGCCACTGGATCCCACAAAAGAGGGGAGGGAGCTCGTGGAGCCCATGCCTCCAAAGCTGGAAAGCCGGGGCCTGCGGACATCTCCAGGCGTGACCTGCATCATCCTCTCCTGCTCGAGTCGCCTCCGCGTTTCCATGAGGGTTTTTGTTACATGGAGGTTGTgccgaggaggctggggggagggaggaggaagctgCTTAGTCTCGGGGACGGTTAAGTAGGAAGGAGATGCTTCAAAGGAAACTGAGGGTCTCCC encodes:
- the KANK1 gene encoding KN motif and ankyrin repeat domain-containing protein 1 isoform X2; its protein translation is MAYPANTNSSATEKEEVTINGEDEKARKDPYFVETPYGYQLDLDFLKYVDDIQKGNTIKKLNIRKKRKAIPASEGIKNSGGQCSGWTSTESLSSSNSDENKQSCLAARSQVTLSIAGRPSVSFEASPSYLTVPETKQLPPPSPQPPRHNLHVTKTLMETRRRLEQERMMQVTPGDVRRPRLSSFGGMGSTSSLPSFVGSSGYGHISQQLQNGYQGNGDYAACFSPSLGSSIRHSPMSSGISTPVTNVSPVHLQHIREQMAVALKRLKELEEQVKTIPVLQVKISVLQEEKRHMMAELKNQRKATQNDIYGFRKRSYSAGNAEQWEHMSQVRRGGELYIDCEEEVESVEQSSQRIEEFRQLTAEMQALEKKIQDSNYESPANLQVNRESLTKETRSVAVGADENMNDVIVYNRSARQHREVAVGTEKEMRESGVGVTEAMLGLSTEVEKEIELQQQTIEALKEKIYRLEVQLKETTHDREMTKLKQELQAAGSRKKVDKAVMAQPHVVSRMVEAVIQTRDQMVGDHVEVADSSVGNHLQTSSVGTSCRPAVRSTAAGPQLPMSRWLVRERAEVRDQGTGRSVELRNKAVGTETSVCETGVNTEEPAGAPSPGQPAPAVGAARSVGCGDCSVDVVVCAPKECVSRETATEAVPRAEATVMAVPSTASRQTSTALEMVSQCTSTEMASLADCGTNTSLSSCDKQTNTESVEMRSVAVGDGRVKDVHVSAKTRSVGVGTLLSSHSGFEKPSAIKTKDCGVGQINVHENYLVGLKMRSIACGPPPLPVVPAGTRSIGVGGESVCEPVSGLLESPLPPPELRTGLDHYIERVQKLLQEQQMLLAENYSELAEAFGEPHSQIGSLNSQLISTLTSINSVMKYASTEELRSLDLQKQSVERSPAPGATLEYIPHGQLANAHLTSNLRTLKLEQDIVPAQEERKTPLVEAVRGRKSFSSQDKTLAPINLTDDQLASGLYVCTSNENPLKSIMKKRDGKKDLSNTKKNLQFVGINGGYETTSSDDSSSEESSSSDSEEECEGHEYPRGRHTEEGQPVPRAPEVCTVGAEKDSLPLECEAEEVEIRERYELSEKMLSACHLLRNNIDDPKALTNKDVRFCLNTIQHEWFRVSSQKSAVPEMVGDYITAFEEISPAVLRHIINMADGNGNTALHYSVSHSNFEIVKLLLDANVCNVNHQNKAGYTPIMLAALAAVEAEKDMRIVEELFSCGDVNAKASQAGQTALMLAVSHGRIDMVKALLACGADVNIQDDEGSTALMCASEHGHVEIVKLLLAQPGCNGTLEDNDGSTALSIALEAGHKDIAVLLYAHVNFSKTPSPGTPRLSRKTSPGPTHRATFE
- the KANK1 gene encoding KN motif and ankyrin repeat domain-containing protein 1 isoform X1, with the protein product MKLGQPYVAGKCAVWGQRHVANSEKEEVTINGEDEKARKDPYFVETPYGYQLDLDFLKYVDDIQKGNTIKKLNIRKKRKAIPASEGIKNSGGQCSGWTSTESLSSSNSDENKQSCLAARSQVTLSIAGRPSVSFEASPSYLTVPETKQLPPPSPQPPRHNLHVTKTLMETRRRLEQERMMQVTPGDVRRPRLSSFGGMGSTSSLPSFVGSSGYGHISQQLQNGYQGNGDYAACFSPSLGSSIRHSPMSSGISTPVTNVSPVHLQHIREQMAVALKRLKELEEQVKTIPVLQVKISVLQEEKRHMMAELKNQRKATQNDIYGFRKRSYSAGNAEQWEHMSQVRRGGELYIDCEEEVESVEQSSQRIEEFRQLTAEMQALEKKIQDSNYESPANLQVNRESLTKETRSVAVGADENMNDVIVYNRSARQHREVAVGTEKEMRESGVGVTEAMLGLSTEVEKEIELQQQTIEALKEKIYRLEVQLKETTHDREMTKLKQELQAAGSRKKVDKAVMAQPHVVSRMVEAVIQTRDQMVGDHVEVADSSVGNHLQTSSVGTSCRPAVRSTAAGPQLPMSRWLVRERAEVRDQGTGRSVELRNKAVGTETSVCETGVNTEEPAGAPSPGQPAPAVGAARSVGCGDCSVDVVVCAPKECVSRETATEAVPRAEATVMAVPSTASRQTSTALEMVSQCTSTEMASLADCGTNTSLSSCDKQTNTESVEMRSVAVGDGRVKDVHVSAKTRSVGVGTLLSSHSGFEKPSAIKTKDCGVGQINVHENYLVGLKMRSIACGPPPLPVVPAGTRSIGVGGESVCEPVSGLLESPLPPPELRTGLDHYIERVQKLLQEQQMLLAENYSELAEAFGEPHSQIGSLNSQLISTLTSINSVMKYASTEELRSLDLQKQSVERSPAPGATLEYIPHGQLANAHLTSNLRTLKLEQDIVPAQEERKTPLVEAVRGRKSFSSQDKTLAPINLTDDQLASGLYVCTSNENPLKSIMKKRDGKKDLSNTKKNLQFVGINGGYETTSSDDSSSEESSSSDSEEECEGHEYPRGRHTEEGQPVPRAPEVCTVGAEKDSLPLECEAEEVEIRERYELSEKMLSACHLLRNNIDDPKALTNKDVRFCLNTIQHEWFRVSSQKSAVPEMVGDYITAFEEISPAVLRHIINMADGNGNTALHYSVSHSNFEIVKLLLDANVCNVNHQNKAGYTPIMLAALAAVEAEKDMRIVEELFSCGDVNAKASQAGQTALMLAVSHGRIDMVKALLACGADVNIQDDEGSTALMCASEHGHVEIVKLLLAQPGCNGTLEDNDGSTALSIALEAGHKDIAVLLYAHVNFSKTPSPGTPRLSRKTSPGPTHRATFE